DNA sequence from the Roseofilum casamattae BLCC-M143 genome:
AAAGTGAAAGAACAAGACGCAAATAAATGACTAACTCTATACTTTAAAGCTATGTCAGATCCTATCTCGTTTCCCGATTATGTCTGGTGGTTAGTTCCGGGAAAACTGGCCGGAATGCCTCGTCCTCCCCTGGAAGATTTATCCCAACTGTATGCAGCGGGAATGGGCGGTATTGTTTCGGTAATGGACGAACCATCCGGAATTGAAGAATACCGAGCGGCAGGATTAAATGCGCTTTGGTTGCCCATTACGGGAGGAAAACCGCCAACGGTGGAGCAAGTGCAACAGTTCGTTGAATT
Encoded proteins:
- a CDS encoding fused DSP-PTPase phosphatase/NAD kinase-like protein encodes the protein MSDPISFPDYVWWLVPGKLAGMPRPPLEDLSQLYAAGMGGIVSVMDEPSGIEEYRAAGLNALWLPITGGKPPTVEQVQQFVEFADENQPVVVHCTSGNRRTGTLLAAYLVAKGEPLDEVLSNLVKVRPTAELRQAQIDFLSTL